The following proteins are co-located in the Fructilactobacillus carniphilus genome:
- a CDS encoding enolase C-terminal domain-like protein, translated as MKINQITLIPLTIRLKEAFRTNHGTTAERPLLLVEMKMSNGITGYGEVQAFADSSYAPQSQAIALAELQDGLPALIKRSWQTPTDLQRQLTRFTSFARAGVEMALWDAYGKLVHQPLAQLLGQPAATVPVSVALGIQAKDQRTIRLADEELQAGYQRLKIKTDNLAVAQRLIKKLQIAFPHQLISFDPNAAWPVSNQTVAALTELEAAGLSMIEEPFHDASLAEYASVQAQLPQLKISLDESINSLTDIQNAVRAQSAAAFTLKPSKLGGITPTMQAIQYITNTPYLPWIGGMLGSGLGRAVDLALAAQLPQPIFPADISDSNHYFELEPINESFTVTNGSLPVPTGSGIGVTLNWDAINQLQTGANITFN; from the coding sequence ATGAAAATTAATCAAATTACCTTAATTCCCTTAACCATCCGTTTAAAGGAGGCGTTTCGCACCAATCACGGAACAACTGCAGAGCGCCCGCTCCTTTTGGTCGAAATGAAAATGAGCAATGGAATTACTGGTTATGGTGAAGTTCAGGCCTTTGCCGACTCAAGTTATGCGCCGCAATCCCAAGCAATTGCCCTAGCCGAATTACAGGACGGTCTGCCGGCCCTAATCAAGCGTAGCTGGCAAACTCCCACGGATTTACAACGCCAACTAACCCGCTTCACTTCCTTTGCGCGGGCGGGAGTGGAAATGGCATTGTGGGATGCATACGGAAAGTTAGTCCACCAACCGCTTGCCCAGTTACTGGGTCAACCCGCTGCCACGGTCCCAGTCAGCGTGGCTTTAGGGATTCAAGCTAAAGATCAGCGCACCATTCGGCTAGCTGACGAAGAGTTGCAGGCTGGTTACCAACGATTAAAAATTAAAACGGATAATCTAGCGGTGGCGCAGCGGTTAATTAAAAAGCTCCAAATTGCGTTTCCTCATCAGTTAATTTCGTTTGATCCGAATGCAGCGTGGCCTGTTTCTAATCAAACCGTTGCTGCCCTAACAGAATTAGAAGCCGCTGGTTTGAGTATGATTGAAGAACCCTTCCATGACGCCAGTTTAGCGGAATATGCTAGCGTTCAGGCTCAACTACCGCAGTTGAAAATTAGCTTGGACGAAAGTATCAATTCGTTGACGGACATTCAAAACGCGGTGCGCGCGCAAAGTGCCGCGGCCTTTACACTTAAACCCAGCAAACTCGGTGGGATTACGCCGACCATGCAGGCTATTCAGTACATTACTAACACTCCATACTTGCCGTGGATTGGGGGCATGCTCGGCAGTGGCCTTGGCCGTGCGGTTGATTTAGCCTTAGCGGCACAACTCCCGCAACCAATTTTCCCGGCGGACATTTCAGATAGCAATCATTATTTTGAGCTAGAACCGATTAACGAATCCTTTACCGTCACGAACGGATCCTTGCCGGTTCCCACTGGCTCCGGAATCGGAGTTACCCTGAATTGGGATGCCATTAATCAATTACAAACTGGTGCAAACATTACATTTAACTAA
- the menH gene encoding 2-succinyl-6-hydroxy-2,4-cyclohexadiene-1-carboxylate synthase — MQTTINVAGYDYHVTITGNGAPYWLFFHGFLGNQSDFQAIHPKGTCVYVTLYGFGAHDLMVPAAGFKADQQVASLQSLITQLALQPVNIVGYSMGARLALCLAVTAPQLIQHLILESGTPGLADPLARQERQQADTARATQIEATGLAAFVDHWEQLPLFHSQQVVPLSQQQRMHAMRMAHQPINMANSLRYFGTGTMPNQWPNLSQLTPKTTIITGELDHKFTNIGRQMVASMPTATQIIFPATGHNVHFEQPQQYQAVLNHFSEGGTP; from the coding sequence ATGCAAACTACCATCAACGTTGCTGGCTATGACTATCACGTTACCATTACAGGAAACGGCGCCCCGTACTGGCTCTTTTTCCACGGCTTTTTAGGCAACCAGAGTGATTTTCAGGCCATTCATCCGAAAGGAACCTGCGTCTACGTCACCCTTTATGGGTTTGGAGCGCACGATCTGATGGTTCCGGCTGCAGGATTTAAGGCGGACCAACAAGTAGCATCCCTCCAGAGTTTAATTACCCAGTTAGCTTTGCAACCAGTTAACATCGTTGGTTATTCAATGGGAGCCCGCTTGGCCCTTTGTCTCGCGGTAACGGCACCCCAGTTAATTCAGCATCTAATCCTAGAAAGTGGCACGCCCGGATTGGCAGATCCGCTGGCACGGCAAGAACGACAGCAAGCGGATACGGCACGGGCAACTCAAATTGAAGCGACTGGGTTAGCTGCTTTTGTAGATCATTGGGAACAATTACCATTGTTTCACAGCCAACAAGTAGTTCCATTATCACAACAACAGCGGATGCACGCCATGCGGATGGCACATCAGCCTATCAACATGGCTAACTCATTGCGCTACTTTGGGACCGGAACCATGCCGAACCAGTGGCCAAATCTTTCGCAATTAACGCCTAAAACTACTATCATTACTGGTGAATTGGACCATAAATTTACCAACATTGGCCGCCAAATGGTGGCATCCATGCCGACGGCGACTCAAATTATCTTCCCAGCTACCGGGCATAACGTCCACTTTGAACAACCACAACAATATCAAGCAGTGTTGAACCATTTCAGTGAAGGGGGCACTCCATGA
- the menD gene encoding 2-succinyl-5-enolpyruvyl-6-hydroxy-3-cyclohexene-1-carboxylic-acid synthase, with protein MTNVMTNNLKHLISACENQGVTNFVLSPGSRNTPLALLLAERNVNLTVAVDERSAGFFALGLAKASRQPVALVATSGTATANYAPAIAEAHSFHVPLVVLTTDRPQELQEIGAPQTIPQAGMYTTNVKQALTINVQEESPDVTEYIDYQVQQLVRQTKLAPRGPVQINLPLRKPLLPELGTPWPVVVQQDFGHITAQLDAASLAQLTQRLEHKRCLITIGPTDHPLPMQLLQEVADQLDAPIIADVLSSVRGSASTVPVQQLLKLPEQLQPEIVLRFGGTPVSASLLPWLKQQHVPVIQIGADYLGKDHSRWAYTSYNLSATDFLQQLATTDIQGTAHYRADWEHSFQPTLAADQKQLTAQELPRLLSHLTPEHQLFLANSLTVRNFDQAFAPAHPVQVHGNRGANGIDGTISSAVGMANQQSTWLVTGDLAFFHDLTGLQLARQTNAHLTIVVVNNDGGGIFSLLPQAEAPYFEQLFGTPQALNLKAAAAFVNAQYHQVTTVSAFQRLVQEPWEGLRIIEVPANRAHLSAEYPEGLA; from the coding sequence ATGACGAACGTCATGACCAATAACCTTAAACATTTAATTAGTGCCTGTGAAAATCAAGGGGTAACGAACTTTGTGCTTTCGCCGGGGTCACGTAACACCCCGCTGGCACTCCTCCTCGCCGAACGAAACGTGAATCTGACGGTCGCAGTGGACGAACGTTCCGCCGGCTTTTTCGCATTAGGCCTAGCAAAGGCCAGTCGCCAACCGGTGGCCCTAGTAGCCACTTCCGGGACCGCCACCGCTAACTACGCGCCCGCGATTGCGGAAGCCCACAGTTTTCACGTGCCCTTAGTGGTGCTAACCACCGATCGGCCCCAGGAACTGCAGGAAATTGGGGCGCCCCAAACCATTCCCCAAGCCGGGATGTACACCACTAACGTCAAGCAAGCCCTCACCATTAATGTGCAGGAAGAGTCGCCAGACGTAACGGAATACATTGATTATCAGGTCCAACAACTGGTGCGCCAAACTAAGTTAGCACCGCGGGGTCCCGTGCAAATTAACCTGCCACTCAGAAAACCATTGTTGCCCGAATTAGGCACCCCTTGGCCCGTTGTGGTTCAGCAGGACTTTGGTCATATTACTGCGCAATTGGATGCGGCTTCACTGGCACAATTAACCCAACGATTGGAGCATAAGCGTTGCTTAATTACCATCGGTCCCACTGATCACCCGCTGCCAATGCAATTGTTACAAGAAGTTGCCGACCAATTAGACGCGCCCATCATCGCGGACGTTTTAAGCTCGGTCAGAGGGAGCGCTTCCACGGTTCCGGTTCAGCAGCTCTTGAAGTTACCGGAACAGTTGCAACCCGAAATCGTCCTCCGCTTCGGTGGCACTCCAGTTTCGGCCAGCCTGTTGCCATGGTTAAAACAGCAGCACGTTCCGGTAATCCAGATTGGTGCCGACTACCTGGGTAAGGATCACAGTCGTTGGGCCTACACCAGTTACAACTTGTCGGCCACTGACTTTTTGCAACAGTTAGCTACCACTGACATCCAGGGAACGGCGCACTACCGCGCCGACTGGGAACACTCCTTCCAACCGACGCTTGCTGCTGACCAGAAACAGCTTACCGCTCAGGAATTGCCCCGCCTGCTCTCCCACTTGACTCCCGAACACCAACTCTTTTTAGCGAACTCACTCACCGTCCGCAATTTTGATCAAGCCTTTGCGCCAGCTCATCCAGTGCAGGTTCACGGGAATCGCGGGGCCAACGGGATTGACGGTACCATTTCTAGTGCGGTCGGAATGGCTAATCAGCAGTCCACCTGGCTGGTTACCGGTGACCTGGCTTTCTTCCATGACCTAACCGGTTTGCAGTTAGCCCGCCAAACTAATGCCCACCTAACTATTGTGGTGGTAAACAACGATGGTGGCGGCATTTTCTCCCTATTACCACAGGCCGAAGCGCCTTATTTCGAGCAACTCTTTGGCACCCCGCAAGCGCTCAATCTAAAGGCAGCCGCAGCGTTCGTAAATGCACAATACCACCAGGTTACTACTGTATCGGCTTTCCAACGGCTAGTCCAGGAACCATGGGAAGGCTTACGAATCATTGAAGTCCCTGCCAACCGTGCGCACCTCTCGGCAGAATATCCGGAGGGCTTGGCCTAA
- a CDS encoding isochorismate synthase, whose translation MVTNSNLTIGMKHMNSQTTAFLADFDNYHTAVYFSDPQHQVELIGLGETSTLHHFTLAELTAWHAHQSVPVFGGLPFDQQLQPTSNLMNGIMIAPAYVINLASGEEWGTRPAPDYKQSPRTHPLHILNHTTETDWQARLQPVLHTLQTDPQKQKVVLGMQEHFDLDGQLSASQLIKTLIRQQPQTYHVAIKHGDELFGSATPERLVKLNQNQLETAAVAGSIARGQTDKADQKLAHELQRDAKNQREHQLVVTEIERRLQPWAQLDSVAAPEILTTPQIQHLYTPITGTIKQTASVWQIVQALHPTPALGGLPVDWALATIANVESQPRGLFAAPVGYVMPDGSGEFVIGIRSLWSKDHTVNLFAGAGILAASDLTAEEREIQLKTTAMENILKEQLDDERHDQ comes from the coding sequence ATGGTAACAAACTCGAATTTAACGATTGGAATGAAGCACATGAACTCCCAAACGACCGCGTTCTTAGCGGATTTTGATAATTATCACACTGCCGTTTATTTTTCTGACCCCCAGCACCAGGTGGAATTGATTGGGCTGGGAGAAACAAGCACGTTGCATCACTTTACGTTAGCAGAACTAACGGCCTGGCACGCCCACCAATCCGTGCCCGTCTTTGGTGGCTTGCCCTTTGACCAACAACTCCAACCCACCAGCAACCTTATGAACGGCATCATGATTGCCCCCGCTTACGTGATTAACTTAGCCTCTGGGGAAGAATGGGGCACTCGGCCCGCACCGGATTATAAACAATCACCTCGGACCCACCCGCTCCACATCCTTAACCACACGACCGAAACTGATTGGCAAGCGCGCTTGCAACCGGTCTTACATACGCTTCAAACAGATCCGCAGAAACAGAAAGTGGTCCTCGGGATGCAGGAACACTTCGACCTAGACGGACAATTATCCGCTAGTCAATTAATCAAGACGCTCATCCGGCAACAGCCTCAGACCTATCATGTCGCCATTAAGCACGGCGACGAACTCTTTGGGTCAGCTACACCCGAACGCCTGGTGAAATTAAACCAGAACCAGCTTGAAACGGCAGCGGTGGCTGGTTCCATTGCCCGGGGCCAAACGGACAAGGCAGATCAAAAACTAGCACACGAGTTACAACGGGATGCCAAGAACCAACGAGAGCACCAGCTCGTGGTGACGGAAATTGAACGACGGCTACAACCGTGGGCACAACTTGATTCTGTTGCTGCTCCAGAAATTCTAACCACACCCCAGATTCAACACCTGTACACGCCGATTACCGGGACGATTAAGCAGACGGCTTCCGTTTGGCAAATCGTACAGGCCTTACACCCAACTCCCGCGTTAGGTGGCCTCCCGGTTGACTGGGCGCTGGCGACCATTGCCAACGTGGAAAGCCAGCCTCGGGGCCTCTTCGCCGCTCCAGTTGGATACGTCATGCCTGATGGAAGTGGGGAGTTCGTGATTGGCATCCGCTCTCTGTGGAGCAAGGATCATACCGTTAACCTCTTTGCGGGTGCAGGCATCCTGGCCGCTTCTGACTTAACTGCCGAAGAACGCGAAATTCAGCTCAAAACCACTGCCATGGAAAACATTTTAAAGGAGCAACTCGATGACGAACGTCATGACCAATAA
- a CDS encoding MetQ/NlpA family ABC transporter substrate-binding protein, with translation MKKSTKWIIGIVVLLVIGVIGWFSFAPKSSTQNEKVVKVGLMSGSKADDEIWKSVAKTAKDKYKIKLKFVHFTDYTQPNTALSQHEVDVNSFQHYAFLKNWNQQHKSNIVSIGNTVITPIRLYSTQYKDVKDIPDGATIAIPNDATNESRSLLVLKEAGLIKLGGNPNKLLTVKDIKSNPKNLNIKEVDASQTARTLNDAAAAVVNTNYAQTAHLSPDKTIFKEPLNKQSKPWINLIAANKEQKDNKDLQKVVKAFQTKETEKVIEKNYNGLEVPAWNLKFK, from the coding sequence ATGAAGAAATCAACAAAATGGATCATTGGAATCGTGGTTTTACTGGTAATTGGTGTGATTGGCTGGTTTAGTTTTGCACCGAAGTCATCGACGCAGAACGAAAAGGTCGTGAAGGTCGGCTTGATGAGTGGATCGAAGGCGGACGATGAAATTTGGAAGTCCGTGGCTAAGACGGCGAAGGACAAGTACAAGATTAAGCTGAAGTTCGTGCACTTTACGGATTACACGCAACCCAACACGGCGTTGAGTCAACACGAAGTGGACGTTAACTCCTTCCAACACTATGCCTTCTTGAAAAACTGGAACCAACAACACAAATCTAACATCGTTTCAATTGGAAACACGGTGATTACGCCGATCCGGTTGTACTCCACGCAGTACAAGGATGTGAAGGACATTCCTGATGGTGCCACGATTGCAATTCCCAACGATGCGACGAACGAAAGTCGTTCCTTACTCGTTTTAAAGGAAGCTGGTTTAATCAAACTGGGTGGCAATCCCAACAAATTGCTGACGGTAAAAGATATCAAGTCTAACCCCAAGAACCTAAACATCAAAGAAGTGGACGCTTCGCAAACGGCCCGGACTTTAAACGATGCAGCGGCCGCCGTGGTTAACACGAACTACGCACAAACAGCTCACTTGAGTCCTGACAAGACAATCTTTAAAGAACCTTTGAACAAGCAATCGAAGCCCTGGATTAACCTGATTGCTGCTAACAAGGAACAAAAGGATAACAAGGACTTACAAAAGGTTGTGAAGGCTTTCCAAACTAAGGAAACTGAAAAAGTCATTGAAAAGAACTACAACGGACTAGAAGTTCCAGCTTGGAACCTGAAGTTTAAATAA
- a CDS encoding pyridoxal phosphate-dependent aminotransferase, which produces MHFTESAAVQRLPQQFFATLVQKVNQKIATGADVINLGQGNPDQPTPDNIVKAMQVAVAKPENHKYSPFSGLPALKQAVVKYYHDHYQVDVDPETEVAILGGSKTGLVELPLAVMNPGEKLLLPDPGYPDYLSGTRLADVDVELVPLHASNHFLPDYDTISTKSKQAARLLYLNYPNNPTGAVATADFFAKTVQFARDNQIGIVHDFAYGALGDHQQPLSFLQTPGAKEVGIEFSTLSKTYNMAGWRIGFAVGNPDLVAAINAIQAHLFVSVFPAVQEAAIAALTGPQDSVTELAHLYETRRHAFETAAAAIGWQATPAGGSFYSWMPVPAGYTSESFTDLLLDKVAVAVAPGKGFGSEGDQYVRIGLLTSPERLQEACHRIGKLHLFTPHHAEGGISDDGNQR; this is translated from the coding sequence ATGCATTTTACAGAATCAGCGGCGGTGCAACGGTTGCCCCAACAATTCTTTGCCACGTTAGTTCAGAAGGTGAACCAAAAAATTGCGACGGGCGCAGATGTGATTAATCTGGGACAAGGGAATCCTGACCAACCGACCCCGGATAACATTGTCAAAGCGATGCAAGTGGCCGTGGCTAAACCAGAAAATCATAAGTACTCTCCCTTTTCCGGGCTCCCGGCCTTAAAGCAGGCGGTGGTTAAGTATTATCACGACCACTATCAAGTGGACGTGGATCCCGAAACGGAAGTTGCCATTTTGGGAGGCTCGAAAACCGGGTTGGTAGAACTGCCACTGGCGGTCATGAATCCCGGCGAAAAACTGCTACTCCCGGACCCCGGTTATCCGGACTATTTATCCGGAACTCGACTGGCGGATGTTGATGTCGAACTAGTTCCCTTGCATGCTAGTAACCATTTTCTGCCGGATTATGATACGATTAGTACAAAAAGTAAGCAAGCAGCGCGGTTGCTTTACTTAAACTATCCCAATAACCCGACGGGAGCGGTGGCAACGGCAGATTTCTTCGCAAAGACGGTTCAGTTTGCCCGGGACAATCAAATTGGCATTGTCCATGACTTTGCCTACGGAGCACTGGGTGATCACCAACAGCCGCTGAGTTTCTTACAAACACCTGGTGCTAAAGAGGTCGGAATCGAATTTTCGACCCTCTCGAAAACGTATAACATGGCCGGGTGGCGGATTGGCTTTGCGGTGGGAAATCCAGATTTGGTAGCTGCCATTAATGCCATTCAAGCGCATCTCTTTGTGAGCGTATTTCCAGCGGTTCAGGAAGCAGCGATTGCCGCTTTGACCGGTCCGCAGGATTCTGTGACAGAGTTGGCCCATTTGTATGAAACCAGACGACATGCGTTTGAAACCGCGGCCGCCGCAATTGGTTGGCAGGCAACTCCGGCCGGTGGTTCCTTTTATTCTTGGATGCCAGTGCCAGCGGGGTACACGTCCGAATCGTTTACCGACTTGTTGTTAGACAAAGTTGCGGTGGCGGTTGCTCCTGGCAAGGGTTTTGGTTCCGAAGGGGATCAATACGTTCGGATCGGCTTGCTTACGAGTCCCGAACGGCTCCAGGAAGCCTGTCACCGGATTGGGAAACTACATTTATTTACACCGCACCACGCAGAAGGAGGAATTTCCGATGACGGAAACCAGCGTTAA
- a CDS encoding methionine ABC transporter ATP-binding protein, with protein MTETSVKFENVSVDFTQDKQTIHAVSDVSFSIPAGQIFGIAGYSGAGKSTLVRTINLLQKPTNGTVSVLGEQFFSKDDHEEKVISTGELRKERRKIGMIFQHYNLLNQKTVLENVAFALKHSGLKDKEVQKKAKDLLADVGLSDYAKHYPGQLSGGQQQRVAIARALANDPEILISDEATSALDPENTNQILDLLQELNQKRGLTVILITHEMDAIKRICDQVVIMDQGKVIESGSLIDVFVESTNPVARKIVGNDFDALSILQSMNIDAQKRNLVKLVYFSQEISQPIIVDLYSKYQVSASIVYADIEEFKGQPVGIMIVDLSGSDQQIKDALDYLKNLDVQVTELRGVTQ; from the coding sequence ATGACGGAAACCAGCGTTAAATTTGAAAATGTCTCGGTTGATTTTACCCAAGACAAACAAACCATTCACGCCGTTTCGGACGTGAGCTTTAGCATTCCGGCCGGACAAATCTTTGGGATTGCCGGTTACTCTGGGGCCGGAAAATCGACCCTAGTACGGACGATTAACTTATTACAAAAGCCAACGAACGGAACCGTTTCGGTGCTTGGCGAACAGTTCTTTTCCAAGGATGATCACGAAGAAAAAGTGATTAGTACCGGCGAATTACGGAAAGAACGGCGCAAAATTGGCATGATTTTCCAGCATTACAACCTCTTAAATCAAAAGACGGTGCTTGAAAACGTGGCCTTTGCGCTTAAACACAGTGGCCTAAAAGACAAAGAAGTTCAAAAGAAAGCCAAGGATTTACTGGCAGACGTGGGTCTTTCCGATTACGCCAAGCATTATCCTGGTCAACTCTCCGGGGGGCAACAACAACGGGTGGCGATTGCCCGGGCGTTAGCCAACGATCCTGAAATTTTGATTTCTGACGAAGCAACCTCTGCCTTGGACCCTGAAAACACCAACCAAATTTTGGACTTACTGCAGGAATTAAACCAAAAACGGGGATTAACCGTCATCTTGATTACCCACGAAATGGACGCCATTAAGCGGATTTGTGACCAAGTGGTAATCATGGACCAAGGAAAAGTGATTGAAAGCGGTAGCTTAATCGATGTTTTCGTGGAATCCACGAACCCAGTGGCCCGCAAGATTGTCGGAAACGACTTCGATGCCTTGTCCATTCTGCAATCCATGAATATCGATGCGCAGAAACGGAACCTAGTTAAGTTGGTGTACTTCTCTCAAGAAATTTCACAACCAATCATCGTGGACCTGTACTCCAAGTACCAAGTTTCCGCTAGCATCGTGTATGCTGATATCGAAGAATTTAAGGGACAACCAGTTGGAATCATGATTGTGGATCTGAGTGGATCCGACCAACAAATTAAGGATGCCTTAGATTACCTGAAGAATTTAGACGTGCAAGTGACTGAATTGAGAGGTGTAACGCAATGA
- a CDS encoding methionine ABC transporter permease, producing the protein MKEWFITNFPNVVQQGWTGETGWWTSIVQTLYMTFWSAIFGGIAGLIFGIALVLFDSDGIMPNKIIFNIVDKVVSLFRAIPFIILLAFIAPVTQKIVGTQIGTTAALVPLSVGVFPFYARQVQVALQSVNQGTIESAQSLGSSNWDIISGVYLSEAFPELIRVSTVTLISLVGLTAMAGAIGAGGLGNMAISYGYNRFANDTTLVATILVVIMVLIIQVVGDVWARWVDHSSKA; encoded by the coding sequence ATGAAAGAATGGTTTATTACAAACTTCCCCAACGTAGTGCAACAGGGGTGGACCGGGGAAACCGGTTGGTGGACGTCCATCGTGCAAACCCTCTACATGACGTTCTGGTCCGCCATCTTTGGGGGCATCGCCGGCTTAATCTTTGGGATTGCCCTGGTGCTGTTTGATTCGGATGGGATTATGCCGAACAAGATTATTTTTAACATCGTGGACAAAGTGGTTTCGTTATTCCGGGCCATTCCGTTCATCATCTTGCTGGCCTTCATTGCGCCGGTAACGCAAAAAATTGTGGGAACTCAAATCGGAACGACGGCGGCCTTGGTGCCGTTGTCAGTCGGAGTCTTTCCGTTCTACGCTCGTCAGGTGCAAGTGGCCTTGCAGAGTGTGAACCAAGGAACGATTGAATCTGCTCAATCACTGGGTTCCAGTAACTGGGACATTATTTCGGGAGTTTACCTGAGTGAAGCCTTTCCGGAATTAATTCGGGTTTCGACGGTAACGCTGATTAGTTTGGTCGGATTAACTGCCATGGCTGGTGCCATTGGGGCCGGTGGTTTAGGTAACATGGCCATCTCCTATGGTTATAACCGGTTCGCCAACGATACGACGTTGGTCGCTACGATTTTAGTGGTGATTATGGTGCTGATCATTCAAGTCGTCGGAGACGTGTGGGCTCGTTGGGTTGATCACAGTTCCAAAGCCTAA
- a CDS encoding cadmium resistance transporter has translation MNWWLLTLTFIAVNLDFFVLLLFFLKRFSLRAVLTGYWLGMLSLLVLSYVLGQTLEHWLPEWLLGGLGFLPIYLAIRGDEDEDAEPEQRHSAVITVLLTYLTVCAGCNLSVFIPVLLGQSLVAFLETVAYLTVLTVLVIVFLKRISQLAVVNQILERYGDRLMRFSYLVIGLYVLFDSGFITHIMGLIKLL, from the coding sequence ATGAATTGGTGGCTGTTAACGTTGACCTTTATCGCGGTTAACTTAGATTTCTTTGTTTTACTGCTGTTCTTTTTAAAGCGGTTCTCGCTTCGTGCAGTGCTAACCGGCTATTGGTTGGGAATGCTCAGCTTATTAGTGTTGAGTTACGTTCTCGGACAAACATTGGAGCACTGGCTCCCAGAGTGGCTATTGGGCGGACTAGGGTTTCTACCGATTTACCTGGCCATCCGAGGTGATGAGGATGAGGACGCGGAACCCGAGCAGCGCCATTCCGCGGTAATCACGGTGCTCTTAACCTACTTAACCGTGTGTGCCGGTTGTAACCTGTCGGTGTTCATTCCTGTTTTACTGGGACAATCCCTGGTCGCGTTTTTAGAAACGGTAGCTTATTTAACGGTGCTAACCGTGCTAGTCATCGTATTCTTAAAACGGATTAGTCAGCTAGCGGTGGTTAACCAGATCTTAGAGCGATATGGAGACCGGTTGATGCGGTTCAGTTATCTGGTGATTGGATTGTACGTGCTCTTTGATAGTGGCTTCATTACGCATATAATGGGATTAATCAAACTGTTGTAG
- a CDS encoding ArsR/SmtB family transcription factor yields the protein MNEQDLAEASQIFKLLGNVVRLRILLLLENNPLDVSTIVERLNLTQPNVSHQLALLKQHQLVTAQRTGKRILYSLNDPHVLTMVEMAYQHSDHVVKHQEHPYFRA from the coding sequence ATGAACGAACAAGACCTAGCGGAAGCCAGCCAGATTTTTAAGTTACTCGGGAACGTGGTACGGCTCCGGATTTTACTGTTGTTAGAAAACAATCCGTTGGACGTGTCGACAATTGTGGAACGGCTGAACTTAACCCAGCCGAACGTGTCGCACCAGCTGGCGTTATTGAAACAACATCAACTGGTGACGGCGCAGCGGACCGGAAAACGGATTCTGTACAGTCTCAACGATCCGCACGTCCTCACAATGGTGGAAATGGCTTACCAACACAGTGACCACGTGGTGAAGCACCAAGAACATCCGTATTTTCGCGCATAA
- a CDS encoding aldo/keto reductase: MQTVKIGKSDVTTTPLGLGTNAVGGHNLFPHLHDETGIKIVKTALDNGITLLDTAYAYGLGRSEELIGQAIKDYDRSKIQIATKGGQKVTDQGDMVVDDSPEHLKQAVAESLKRLQTDYLDIFYIHFPDGKTPLYESVAALQELKEAGKIKAIGVSNLSMDQLREANRDGYVDVDEEQYNPFARDAEQERFAYLQENQISFVPFFPLASGLLTGKYSEKTTFAEDDIRHDDPNFQEPRFSQIIKAVETLRPMAKAHDATIAQLVLAWYIKNPNISVVIPGAKHPDQALSNAKALNIELTDEEYKAIDANLR, from the coding sequence ATGCAAACAGTTAAAATTGGAAAATCAGACGTAACTACCACCCCATTAGGCTTAGGAACCAACGCCGTCGGTGGTCACAACCTCTTCCCCCATCTGCACGATGAAACGGGGATTAAAATCGTTAAAACGGCCCTCGATAACGGGATTACATTGTTAGACACGGCCTATGCCTATGGACTGGGCCGTTCCGAAGAATTAATCGGTCAAGCAATCAAGGACTACGACCGTAGCAAGATTCAAATTGCTACCAAGGGTGGGCAAAAAGTAACCGATCAAGGTGACATGGTAGTTGATGACTCTCCAGAACATCTAAAACAAGCCGTTGCAGAAAGTTTAAAGCGTCTACAAACTGACTACCTAGACATCTTTTACATTCACTTCCCCGATGGTAAGACGCCGTTGTACGAATCAGTGGCCGCCTTACAAGAGCTAAAGGAAGCCGGCAAGATTAAGGCGATTGGCGTTTCTAACCTTTCCATGGATCAACTTCGAGAAGCTAACCGCGATGGCTACGTGGACGTGGACGAAGAACAATACAACCCCTTCGCCCGTGATGCTGAACAGGAACGGTTTGCTTACTTGCAAGAAAACCAAATCTCCTTTGTCCCATTCTTCCCCCTGGCTTCTGGTTTGTTGACCGGTAAGTACAGTGAAAAGACAACCTTTGCGGAAGACGACATTCGTCACGACGACCCGAACTTCCAAGAACCGCGCTTCTCCCAAATCATTAAAGCAGTCGAAACCTTACGGCCAATGGCAAAAGCGCATGACGCTACCATCGCCCAATTAGTGTTAGCTTGGTACATTAAGAACCCCAACATTTCCGTTGTGATTCCAGGGGCTAAACACCCTGACCAGGCTTTAAGTAACGCTAAGGCGCTTAACATTGAGCTAACGGATGAAGAATACAAGGCCATTGATGCAAACTTACGGTAA